The genome window GAGGCTTTTCCAGATGCGGCCATCATTAAGCATTATGCCAATAAGAAGAATGATCGATCCTGGATCACTGCTGCTGAAACTGATATTAACAAAGACAATTGGATCTTTGATAACGGTAGTACGGTTCACATCTGTAACGACAAAACTATGTTCACAGAGTTTCAGAATGGAACAGGATCTCAAATTTCTGTTGTAGCTGGTAATGTCAAAATCAAAGGCTATGGTAGTGTCGTCACTgacacacacacacattCACCAACGTTGCGTACGTTCCATCTCTACCTTTTAATCTGATCTCAGTTTCTGCTGCTTCCAAAAAGGCTAATATTGGTTTTCTGTTTGTGGAAGGCAAGGTCATGCAACAGTCAAATGGTTCTTTCAAACAGATTGGATATGCTGTTGGAGATCTTTACATCCTGGGAAATCCTGCCAGACCACTGGTCGATGTATCTCAATACTCATTTCTAGCTGCTGACAAATTAGTTCCCACTGTTAAGCCAGGCTTATCCCATCAATCATTAACCCATGCTCGCTTGGGACATCCTTCTGTGGGATTATACAACCGCCTAGCCTCTATCATCAATGAACCAAGGATAAGCGAAACAACATTTATGCCCTGTCCAAGTTGCTCCTTGTCTAAAGCCACTATGAACAAAGGTAAACCCTCTGCTACTCACTATGAGCATGTATTAGAGCTGATCCAAGTGGACCTTTGTGGTGGATTTCGCTATAATGGGTACgaagataataaatactTCATGACCATTCGTGATGCTGCTTCCAGATATTACAGTGTCATACATTTGAACTCTAAAGCAGGTGCGGCAAAAGAATTAATGTCTTGGATCACAAAGGCTGAGACCCAGTTTACGCACCGAGGTTTGAaagtattaaaattaaGGACCGACAATGGTACTGAGTTTGTCAGCCAGGTACTCCATGAATTTTGTAGTTCAAAAGGTATTGAACACCAATTAACTGTCCCACACAACAGTTTCCAAAACGGTGGAGTTGAAAGAGCTCACCGTACCATTATGGATAAAGCAAGGACACTGCTTGTCTCAGGCGGTGTCCCTCCTTATCTATGGCCTGAAGCTGTGTCATGTGCTGCCTATTTGATAAACAGACTTCCTGTCCCGGGCAAACGCAACAGAGTTCCATACTGTGTGTGGAATAATGTTAGTCCAGATCAACTCAATCTTGGGCACTTGAGGGCTTTCGGGTGTCTAGCTTATACTACGCTTCCTCCCGCACTTCGTGACGGTAAATTCGCTCCAACGGCTATTGCTGCCGTTATGGTAGGATATGATTCCCAGAGAAAATCTTACAGACTGTATCATCCCGAATCTAAGAATATTTACACATCAAACCAATTCAGATTCGATGAACAGAGCTATCCACTAGCTGAGTCGATGGAGACTGAAGTATCTCACAAATTTGCTACCTCCACTCTGGGTGGTGTTCCAACATATCCCAAGTCGGGCTCCATCACTACTCTTCCCCACACAGGGAATTATCCACCGTTAACTGCTCCTGATAAATTTACTGATGTTACTACTAATTCGGCCGCTATTACTGATTCGGCCGAAATTACTGATTCGGCCGAAATTACTGATTCTGCTAGCACTATTAATGGTGCGACTACTTCTGTTTCGGACGATAATGTCCAGTCTACTGACAATAACGATG of Tetrapisispora phaffii CBS 4417 chromosome 13, complete genome contains these proteins:
- the TPHA0M02160 gene encoding uncharacterized protein, with translation MQQSNGSFKQIGYAVGDLYILGNPARPLVDVSQYSFLAADKLVPTVKPGLSHQSLTHARLGHPSVGLYNRLASIINEPRISETTFMPCPSCSLSKATMNKGKPSATHYEHVLELIQVDLCGGFRYNGYEDNKYFMTIRDAASRYYSVIHLNSKAGAAKELMSWITKAETQFTHRGLKVLKLRTDNGTEFVSQVLHEFCSSKGIEHQLTVPHNSFQNGGVERAHRTIMDKARTLLVSGGVPPYLWPEAVSCAAYLINRLPVPGKRNRVPYCVWNNVSPDQLNLGHLRAFGCLAYTTLPPALRDGKFAPTAIAAVMVGYDSQRKSYRLYHPESKNIYTSNQFRFDEQSYPLAESMETEVSHKFATSTLGGVPTYPKSGSITTLPHTGNYPPLTAPDKFTDVTTNSAAITDSAEITDSAEITDSASTINGATTSVSDDNVQSTDNNDVTSSPVNSDSEFRPSHYLRRSIVPSVEPESPALQAQIQQLHSALKAQQEAAALDIERLTSSNIRLMNQIDELKVNHTTELNKAKQEFGRHIERIRPHNHTDESILGLSLPEVDVCAWLKVDI